A window of Bacillota bacterium genomic DNA:
GGCGGCCAGGTGAATTACATAATCCGGTTTTTCTTTAGTAAAGATTTCTCCCAGTTTATTATCGTTGATGTCGATAGGATAAAGCTTGGCTTTCTTATGGATGTTCTCTAATTTGCCGGCTGTTAAATTATCGATTACCACGGCCTCATGTCCCAGACTGATTAGAGCGTCCACCACATGGGAGCCAATAAAGCCGGCACCCCCGGTAACCAAAACCTTGGTCATACTATCACTTCTTTCTCCGTCAGCTAGAAGAAGCAGCGCCGGCTACATGATGGAACACGTTTACCTGTTGCATTACGTCCTGGGGTAGTTGCAGCCTAATCTTAAGCTTTCCTTCTTTGTTTGTACTCGCAGTTGCGTTCCTACCGGTTTCTTTCCTGTCCGGTTGTGCTATCTCTATCTTGTAAGAGCCGACCGGCATCCGATCAAGGCAAAGCTCAATCTCTCTGGGATAAAATGCTTCCAGCAAAATCTCGCTTCTTTTTTCCAATGGATAATAAACGGCGCTCTTAATAACCACGCCCGGCCCCGGTTCCAAAAGAACAGGCATATCTTTCACCGGTGTCAGCGGATACCGGCCCGGTGATAAGGCAGGAAGTACTGTAGAGCCCTTACGGTAAAACATCAGCACACCGGCACCTAACTGCATCATCTGATCCCGGTCACAGCCCGGATAGGCAAAAGTTAGGCCGGCAGCCACCTCGCCTTTAGCAACAATAGAGTTACCGTCTCGGTAAACCTGTTGTTGCTGGACAAGATGCCGGAAGTATTCCTGAAGACCGGTCAAATAGCAGCCATCCAAAGAAGCAGCAGAAGCAACGGCCGATTTTAACGCTAGCAGTGATTCATCCAGCTGATCGGCTGCTTTTCGAGCATGGGGCCGTTCCACAAAAAGAAGCGGCTTATTCTCTACGGCTCCTTCGGCCAAAGCCTTTTTGACTGCTATAAGGTCAGAAATTTTATCCGGCCTGGCTCCCAGCACCCAGACGTGATTAGGGTAGTCTTCATAATAATGTCGAGGGATGTTAGCCATACCATGATAGGTAGTGACCCAGGAAAGTCCCGCCTCGTGGCAGGCCCGAGTGGAATCAGCATTGATGCGATTATAAGGAGCTGTGTAACCCTCCGGCTCAGCGCTAACATGTTTTCGATAGACTTGTACAGCCTGGGTCACAATTCCCGTCTGCTGTTGATAGGGCAAAGCAGAAAGATCTTCGTGGTTGTATCCGTGGGGTACAACTTCTACCCCTGCTTGCCTCATGGTTAATAATTCTTTGCCGTTCACCTGACTCATAATGGCGGCCACCGTCAGCTTTTTAGTAACATCTACATAATCCTGCCAGTACAGCGACCCTGCGGAGAAGTCGTCGAGTTGAAACAGCACCGGTACATCCATGGCATAGGGCACACCGCCTATCCGCGATAAGTCG
This region includes:
- a CDS encoding polysaccharide deacetylase family protein, translating into MKLNKMVRFSSLFVLALFLCGAVCSLPLQGMGHNGKVAVMADSRWNWANGWPETDYLSVLRETVSALDYLGYRYDLINETIAQDALNSYAMVISIAGTQGKKIISYCTTTGRTAFVLYDVGSELSSGVGIAAGEFVLEAEDSPQITNEGVLTAGLVSEYGSLPLWGAYNHRFNQDAKILLTNSRGLPVLVEQKVSAGRYVFLLTRALTWNAYSYRLMDNVIRAAIDLSRIGGVPYAMDVPVLFQLDDFSAGSLYWQDYVDVTKKLTVAAIMSQVNGKELLTMRQAGVEVVPHGYNHEDLSALPYQQQTGIVTQAVQVYRKHVSAEPEGYTAPYNRINADSTRACHEAGLSWVTTYHGMANIPRHYYEDYPNHVWVLGARPDKISDLIAVKKALAEGAVENKPLLFVERPHARKAADQLDESLLALKSAVASAASLDGCYLTGLQEYFRHLVQQQQVYRDGNSIVAKGEVAAGLTFAYPGCDRDQMMQLGAGVLMFYRKGSTVLPALSPGRYPLTPVKDMPVLLEPGPGVVIKSAVYYPLEKRSEILLEAFYPREIELCLDRMPVGSYKIEIAQPDRKETGRNATASTNKEGKLKIRLQLPQDVMQQVNVFHHVAGAASSS